In the genome of Microbacterium paraoxydans, the window TCACGAGCGCGGACTTGCCCACGTTCGGCCGCCCGACGATCGCCACCACGGGCAGCGCAGGCAGGAACTCGATGCCGTCCTCGCCCAGCGCCACGCCGGCGAGGAGCGCGGCGTCCTCGTCGTCGAGCTCGTAGTCGGCCAGGCCGGCGCGCAGGGTCTCCGCGCGCTGCTCGGCCAGCTGGTCATCGATCTGCTCGAGCTTCTCGGCGAGCTGGTCGGGACCGCCTTCGTATTCGTCGTCAGCCACGGTCTGCTCCTCGGAGTCGTTCGATCACCGAGAGGACGGCGTCGATGGTCTGGGGGAAATCGAGTGCGGTCGAGTCGACGACCTCCACGCCTTCCGCGGCGTTGAGGAAGTCGACGACGGCACTGTCGGAGGCGTCGCGCTTGTGCAGCGCGTCCGCGACGGCGGCGGCGTTCTCGCCGGCGAGCTCGCCCGCGCGGCGTGCGGCCCGCACCTCGGGCGCCGCGGTCAGCAGGATGCGCACGGGCGCATCCGGTGCCACGACGGTCGTGATGTCGCGTCCTTCGACGACGACGGCCGGGTACGGCGCCTCGGCGACCAGCGCCCGGAAGAGCTCGTTGACCTGGGTGCGCACCTCCGGCACGCGGGCGACGCCGCTCACGGCACCGGACACACGCGGTTCGCGGATCGCCTCCGTCACGTCGACGTCGCCGACGCGCACCGTGCGGTCGTCGGGGTCGAGACCGAGACGGACGGGGAAGTCGGCGGCCGCGGCGCGCACGGCCTCGGCGTCGTCGGTGTCTGCACCGCGATCGAGCACATGCCAGGCGAGGGCCCGGTAGGCCGACCCGGTGTCGAGGTAGCCGAAGCCCTCGCGACGCGCGATCGCCTTGGAGACGCTCGACTTGCCGGACCCGGCGGGGCCGTCGATGGCGATGAACTTCGTGGCGGAGATGGTGGAGGTGTCAGTCATTGGTGTTCCCTGCGATGCGCCAGCCGCGTTCCTGGAGCCCGGTGATCGCGCCGTGCAGCGCCGCGGGGTCGACACTGATCTCGGCGAGGCCGAACTGCGCGCCCGGAGAGTGCTCCAGGCGCAGGTCCTCGACGTTGACGCCCAGCTCTCCGAGCTCGCCGAACAGGCGCCCCAGCTGACCGGCGGTGTCGTCGACCATGACGACCAGTGTCTCGAAGCGTCGGTTCTGTCCGTGCTTGCCGGGGAGGCGCTCGACGCCGTCGTTGCCCTGGCGGATGGTCTCCGCGAGCACGCGTCGGGCACCGGGGGCCGCGGGAGCGCGCAGCGCATCGGCGACCTCGCTCAGGTCGGTCGCGAGCGCGTCGAGGATCTCGACGACGGGACCGGCGTTGGCGCCGAGGATCTGCACCCACAGTTCGGGAGCGGACGCGGCGATGCGCGTGGTGTCTCGCACGCCCTGCCCGGCCAGACGGAGGGCGCCCTCCTCGGCCCCGGCCAGCCGACCGGCGAGGAGACTCGCGACGACCTGCGGCACATGCGACGTGAGGGCGACGGAGCGGTCGTGCTCCTCCGGGGTCATCTCCAGCGGCATCGCGCCGACGTCGAGGGCCAGTGCCTCGACCAGCGCGAGGTCCCGCGCGGTGGTGTCCTCGTCGCGGCACACGACCCACGGCCGCCCGATGAAGAGATCGGCTCTCGCCGAGATCGCCCCGCCGCGCTCCCGACCGGCGAGCGGGTGCGAGCCGATGTAGCGGGCGAGGTTGACGCCGCGCTCCCGCAGCGTGCGGAACGGCTCCAGCTTGACACTCGCGACATCGGTCACGACGGCGTCGGGGTACCGCTCGAGCTCGGCCTGGATCACGTCGGCGGTCACGTCCGGCGGCACGGCCACGACGATGAGCACCGGCGCGTCGTCGTCCTGCGGAAGCCGCCCGGCACCGTAGTCGACGGCGAGGCGCAGTTGCGCAGGGGACGCGTCGGTGAGGACGACGTCGATGCCCTTCGCACGGAGGGCGTGGCCGACGCTGGCACCGAGCAGCCCGGCGCCGACGATGCGCACGGTGCCGGACAGACGCGGCGCCACGGCACCGGTCTTCCGCGCCGCGGGCGCACTCGTCGTCTGGATCATTCGCTCTCCTGCTCGCCTGGCGCCTCGGCGACACCGGATTCCCGGCGCGCGAGAGTCAGCAGCGCGCCGAGTTCGATTTTACTCAGTTCCCGCGTCCGACCGGCCGGGAGGGTTCCCAGGTGCAGCGGACCGAACTGCCTCCGCACGAGTTCCGTGACCGGATGGCCGACCGCGGCCATCATCCGGCGCACGATCCGATTGCGTCCGGAGTGCAGCGTGAGCTCGACGAGGCTCGAGCCGCGCGACGTGTCCAGCAGGCGGGCCTTGTCGGCGGCGATGGGCCCGTCCTCCAGCTCGATGCCCTTCGTGAGCTTCGAGATGGTCTGCGCCGTGACCGCCCCCTCGACCTTCGCGATGTAGACCTTGGTGACACCGAAGGAGGGGTGCGCGAGCACGTGCGCGAGCTCGCCGTCGTTGGTGAGCAGCAGCAGTCCGCTGGTCTCGGCGTCCAGACGCCCGACGTTGTACAGCCGCTCCTCGTAGTCCTTCGTGAAGCGCCGGAGATCCGGGCGTCCGCTCTCGTCGCGCATGCTGCTGACCACACCCGTCGGCTTGTTCAGCATCACGTAGCGCTTGGACACGTCGAGCTGCACCGCGGTGCCGTCCACGTCCACGAGGTCCCGCTCCGGGTCGATGCGGCGGCCGAGCTCGGTCACCACCTGGCCGTTCACGCGGATGCGCCCCTCGACGATGTACTGCTCGACGACCCGACGGGACGCCACACCGGCGGCCGCCAGCACCTTCTGCAGTCGCACGCCTTCGGGAGCGGCGGAATCGTGGGCGTCGGTGGTCATCGGACCGTCCCTTCGTCGAAGCCGTCGGCGCCGTCGTCGAGGAGCGGCGAGATCGGCGGAAGCTCATCCAGAGAGTTGATGCCGAGATGCTGGAGGAGCGCATCGGTCGTGCCGTAGTTGATCGCGCCGGTCTCGGAATCGGCGAACAGTTCGGTGATCAGCCCCCGCGCGAGGAGGGTGCGGACCACGGAGTCGACGTTGACCGCGCGGATCGAGGCCACCTGGCTCCGGGTCACCGGCTGCTTGTACGCGATCACCGCGAGCGTCTCCAGCGCCGCCTGGGAGAGCCGGGCCGGCGCCTGACCACCGACGAACTCCGCCACGACCGGATCGAGGTCTTCGCGGACGTAGAGCCGCCATCCACCGCCGACCTCCCGCAGCTCGAAGCCGCGCCGCGGACCCGCGCCTCGACCGTCGTAGTCCTCGACCAGCGACTCGACCGTCTGCCGGACGGCGGGCACCGGCGCGCCGACCGCGGCGGCGAGAGCCACCAGGCCGATCGGCTCGTCGACGATGAAGAGGATCGCCTCCACACGCTCGCTGAGCGGGAGCTCGGACCCCGTCACGGCGTCGGGCTCGTCGCGGAGCCCGGTCTCTGCCTCGGTCACGTCATCGGTCATAGTCGGCCCCCAGGGTCGCGAGTGTCTCGTCCGACCAGGAGTCGGCGGCCCAGCGGAGCGTGAGCTCCCCGAGCGGTTCCAGTTGTTCGAAGGAGAGCGCAGCGTGCCGGTACAGCTCCAGCACCGAGATGAAGCGGGCCACGACGATACCCGGCTCGGTGACGCCGGCGACGAGCTCGCGGAAGCTCAGCGATTCGGTGCCGCGCAGCAGCGTGACGACGATGGCGGCCTGCTCGCGGATGCTGACCAGGGGTGCATGCAGATGGTCGAGGCCGACGTGCGGGATCTCCTTCGGCGCGAAGGCCAGAAGCGCCAGCGCCGCGAAGTCGTCGGGGGTGAGCGACCAGACGAGCTCGGGCGTCTGCTTCCGGTGCTTCTCCTCCAGAGGCACCGCACGCACATGACGGCGGTCCTCCCGCTGCAGGCACCGCGAGAACCAGGCGGAGACCTCTTTGAACGCGCGGTACTGCAGGAGGCGGGCGAAGAGCAGGTCGCGCGCTTCGAGCAGGGCGACGGCCTCGGCGTCGACGAGCTCGCCCTGCGGCAGCAGTCCCGCGACCTTCATGTCCAGCAGGGTCGCGGCGACGACGAGGAACTCCGAGGCCTGATCC includes:
- the cmk gene encoding (d)CMP kinase, with the translated sequence MTDTSTISATKFIAIDGPAGSGKSSVSKAIARREGFGYLDTGSAYRALAWHVLDRGADTDDAEAVRAAAADFPVRLGLDPDDRTVRVGDVDVTEAIREPRVSGAVSGVARVPEVRTQVNELFRALVAEAPYPAVVVEGRDITTVVAPDAPVRILLTAAPEVRAARRAGELAGENAAAVADALHKRDASDSAVVDFLNAAEGVEVVDSTALDFPQTIDAVLSVIERLRGADRG
- a CDS encoding prephenate dehydrogenase, producing MIQTTSAPAARKTGAVAPRLSGTVRIVGAGLLGASVGHALRAKGIDVVLTDASPAQLRLAVDYGAGRLPQDDDAPVLIVVAVPPDVTADVIQAELERYPDAVVTDVASVKLEPFRTLRERGVNLARYIGSHPLAGRERGGAISARADLFIGRPWVVCRDEDTTARDLALVEALALDVGAMPLEMTPEEHDRSVALTSHVPQVVASLLAGRLAGAEEGALRLAGQGVRDTTRIAASAPELWVQILGANAGPVVEILDALATDLSEVADALRAPAAPGARRVLAETIRQGNDGVERLPGKHGQNRRFETLVVMVDDTAGQLGRLFGELGELGVNVEDLRLEHSPGAQFGLAEISVDPAALHGAITGLQERGWRIAGNTND
- a CDS encoding pseudouridine synthase, which encodes MTTDAHDSAAPEGVRLQKVLAAAGVASRRVVEQYIVEGRIRVNGQVVTELGRRIDPERDLVDVDGTAVQLDVSKRYVMLNKPTGVVSSMRDESGRPDLRRFTKDYEERLYNVGRLDAETSGLLLLTNDGELAHVLAHPSFGVTKVYIAKVEGAVTAQTISKLTKGIELEDGPIAADKARLLDTSRGSSLVELTLHSGRNRIVRRMMAAVGHPVTELVRRQFGPLHLGTLPAGRTRELSKIELGALLTLARRESGVAEAPGEQESE
- the scpB gene encoding SMC-Scp complex subunit ScpB, which gives rise to MTDDVTEAETGLRDEPDAVTGSELPLSERVEAILFIVDEPIGLVALAAAVGAPVPAVRQTVESLVEDYDGRGAGPRRGFELREVGGGWRLYVREDLDPVVAEFVGGQAPARLSQAALETLAVIAYKQPVTRSQVASIRAVNVDSVVRTLLARGLITELFADSETGAINYGTTDALLQHLGINSLDELPPISPLLDDGADGFDEGTVR
- a CDS encoding segregation and condensation protein A: MAPSPDELGTAEVPASADAVDAAESSSADDAAGFRVSLSNFDGPFDLLLNLISKHEMDITEVSLSAVTNEFIAYLADLEDEEELDQASEFLVVAATLLDMKVAGLLPQGELVDAEAVALLEARDLLFARLLQYRAFKEVSAWFSRCLQREDRRHVRAVPLEEKHRKQTPELVWSLTPDDFAALALLAFAPKEIPHVGLDHLHAPLVSIREQAAIVVTLLRGTESLSFRELVAGVTEPGIVVARFISVLELYRHAALSFEQLEPLGELTLRWAADSWSDETLATLGADYDR